The following are encoded in a window of Anopheles stephensi strain Indian chromosome X, UCI_ANSTEP_V1.0, whole genome shotgun sequence genomic DNA:
- the LOC118517403 gene encoding protein stoned-A encodes MLKLPKGLKKKKKGKKSKKDQELFTEEELEQYRREHQNQSALNSAAPSDSEDQPGGSEKSENDEEWSKFAALTSGIDSVLKKTQGDLDRIKSTSFFQKLPTKVEQEAKEREERERREQEERERAAEAEKAKEEQRAAEELINAVVELSESEPNSEAEEDIFDTGYIDAIASGELPIAYVPESPVLESFEGEDPFDTSYAEKVIKGPEVSKRGKKIVNIGSAVEVLTGRVESVGTGSTKVNRQRRGIQNLLLASFDESEQQGRHEGEPRFGAEGKSSEQPAAVEEPAAFSLLDDSADLPADVSIDLSVSLHLTLQKQRQEQQQEQIEARQEAADASAAPAVDLDEFDDLKKRTPVLAGGDDFELLIGEAAGSKDRTKAASNTNLPVLDLDEFEDAPVDDPFDTGFVERILPATAVEDDEFDPRAEEPEVPEDDFDFDPRAAERDEKRPSTPDLFSVDQHSSLQVSVAGSGTLTKDLLSGSSSDLAGISHAPLECTAGGIPAASASSKADPFDTSDVEFIVAPGKTELKFLEEELLTDRGSGLSHSLSDPDFDPRGETEEEARTAQEEQRTEEDFQSLAQRKSSLSLHIGNGGTVGGSANRSKSVVFAVPTPDLLKLDGEQSIAKKPLTPYYNREPSLPDVEADPFDTSFVPSVAPTQLELSLLEQELNSASLHHSLSDPEFDPRADSFPAAAAAAPAARSDLLGVSEEEHLQKVLTPARGGVEVEADPFDTSIAVNLQPGRAELKLLEDELIPPVAKESSVVSDILSDGAPEPSSVFVKVLTPQASNSSLDLGIGGAEPEDIDPFDTSFVPSLGPGRAEIKLLESELIDQ; translated from the exons ATGCTTAAGCTACCCAAAGgactgaagaagaaaaagaaaggcaaaaaatCGAAGAAAGATCAGGAACTGTTCACCGAAGAGGAGCTCGAGCAGTATCGCCGGGAGCACCAGAATCAGTCGGCGCTCAACTCGGCGGCACCATCGGACAGCGAGGACCAGCCGGGCGGTAGCGAAAAGTCCGAAAACGACGAGGAATGGTCCAAGTTTGCCGCCCTCACCAGTGGCATTGACTCGGTGCTAAAGAAAACCCAGGGTGATCTAGACCGCATCAAGAGCACCTCGTTCTTCCAGAAGCTTCCGACCAAGGTTGAGCAGGAGGCAAAGGAGCGCGAGGAACGGGAACGGCGCGAGCAGGAGGAACGCGAAAGGGCAGCCGAAGCGGAAAAGGCTAAGGAGGAACAGCGGGCAGCGGAGGAGCTAATAAACGCCGTCGTTGAGCTATCGGAATCGGAACCAAACTCCGAGGCGGAGGAAGATATCTTCGATACCGGGTACATCGATGCGATAGCCAGTGGTGAGCTACCGATCGCTTACGTCCCAGAGTCACCGGTACTTGAATCGTTCGAGGGTGAGGACCCGTTTGACACCTCGTACGCGGAAAAAGTTATCAAGGGCCCGGAAGTTTCGAAGCGGGGCAAGAAGATCGTTAATATCGGATCGGCTGTCGAGGTACTTACCGGACGGGTTGAGAGTGTTGGCACCGGTTCGACTAAAGTTAATAGACAGAGGCGTGGTATCCAGAACCTACTGCTAGCGAGTTTTGACGAGAGTGAGCAGCAGGGTCGGCACGAAGGTGAGCCAAGATTTGGGGCGGAAGGTAAATCTTCGGAACAGCCAGCTGCAGTAGAGGAACCGGCTGCATTTAGCTTGTTGGATGATTCGGCCGATCTACCGGCGGACGTTTCGATCGATCTAAGTGTATCGCTACATCTGACACTTCAAAAGCAACGACAAGAGCAGCAACAAGAGCAGATTGAAGCTCGCCAGGAGGCTGCAGACGCTAGTGCTGCACCGGCAGTCGATCTAGACGAGTTTGACGACCTTAAGAAACGCACACCTGTCCTCGCTGGAGGTGACGACTTTGAGCTACTGATCGGAGAAGCTGCTG GTTCTAAAGATCGAACCAAGGCTGCAAGCAACACTAATCTACCGGTACTTGATTTAGACGAGTTCGAAGACGCTCCCGTAGACGATCCGTTCGATACCGGGTTCGTTGAACGAATACTGCCAGCCACCGCAGTTGAAGACGACGAGTTTGATCCCCGGGCCGAAGAACCGGAAGTACCCGAGGACGACTTTGACTTTGATCCACGCGCTGCCGAGCGGGACGAGAAGCGTCCCAGCACGCCGGATCTCTTCTCTGTCGATCAACATAGTTCGCTGCAGGTTTCGGTCGCCGGGTCGGGTACGCTTACCAAGGATTTGCTGTCTGGTAGCAGTTCGGATCTAGCCGGTATCTCACACGCACCACTTGAGTGTACGGCGGGAGGTATTCCAGCAGCATCTGCATCCTCCAAAGCGGATCCATTTGATACCTCGGACGTTGAGTTTATTGTTGCGCCGGGTAAGACTGAGCTAAAGTTTCTAGAGGAGGAACTGCTCACGGATCGTGGCAGTGGTTTGAGCCACTCGCTCAGTGATCCGGATTTTGATCCCCGTGGTGAAACCGAGGAAGAGGCTCGCACAGCCCAAGAGGAGCAACGTACGGAGGAAGATTTTCAATCACTAGCACAACGCAAATCATCACTTAGTTTGCACATCGGCAACGGAGGTACGGTAGGAGGTAGTGCTAACCGTAGCAAGTCGGTAGTATTTGCCGTACCAACACCGGACCTACTGAAGCTCGACGGCGAACAATCAATTGCGAAGAAACCACTAACGCCATACTACAACCGTGAACCATCGCTACCGGACGTAGAGGCCGATCCGTTCGACACTTCGTTTGTGCCGTCGGTGGCACCGACACAGCTTGAACTAAGCTTGCTAGAGCAGGAGTTAAACAGTGCGTCTCTACACCACAGTCTATCTGATCCGGAGTTTGATCCGCGTGCCGACTCgttcccagcagcagcagcagcagcacctgcCGCTCGTTCGGATCTGCTCGGCGTGAGCGAGGAAGAACATCTGCAGAAGGTGCTAACTCCTGCACGTGGCGGGGTAGAAGTTGAGGCGGATCCTTTCGACACATCGATCGCAGTTAATTTGCAGCCAGGTCGGGCCGAGTTAAAGTTACTCGAGGACGAGCTCATACCGCCGGTGGCCAAGGAGAGTAGTGTAGTTTCGGATATCTTGTCGGACGGTGCGCCGGAACCTAGTTCCGTGTTTGTGAAGGTATTAACACCGCAGGCCAGCAACAGTTCACTCGATCTGGGTATTGGTGGTGCTGAGCCGGAGGACATCGATCCGTTTGATACGTCGTTTGTGCCGAGCCTGGGTCCGGGACGGGCTGAAATTAAGCTTCTCGAGAGTGAGCTTATTGATCAGTAG
- the LOC118517401 gene encoding protein stoned-B, whose amino-acid sequence MANPFLMDDEALGGNDPTPNPFLFGDDGPAGGEESDNPFLAQGGGSNPFADFGGGGDEEMPMAVTSAMDLFGVGDPVVVTSGAQLFLASDHVMTSTAAPTGVAVGLPDPALGSAVGAPNGGANANFFHTTINEEDDLIIPKPTHLHLGSNTTAALMDPDGAAALYSSEDELSRGGPRPHKPVPPRPIPPSTATQQLISSIADQLDQTSTNLLQKIPVTRTPSPVSMRDLHSPSPTPGDFGDLMTGSTGDPVSSATGDNPFADEPAAGDTIAPVQKPPRPRPPPPRPAPPKSSLASSPVNPPPAAAAATAQEPDLFDLFGTGPAPKPAAPPKPPAPKTKEDILSLFSQPAQPTTAAMAPRPSKPDLLSDDLDDLLGGMPAAAGTGSEAAFVPNLAENLATVVQPLATVPTVVPAPVAPVPPPKPPPPAVVQQQLQQKQQPLPQEVPHQEEPLPEEPLQEDHSAPESFIEPSPEIVLEVAPASDPSDAMRSEVSSEYSPTGSNITSGNIPSSVSGSIVNLPTLDRAPIGGIEMEMDTAPEDAIAPAEPIEPIDYNHVEQPHTTLFEAPASAATQYYGETLQDQLIGGTNGSATVNPFAMVDDEEPAMVAPSVDSGLAYANELFGATNLANNNNTMVSHHPPEPDAFDSFAAKFEGKQTGVSGGVGGLTTGATGRPENIFLDDGDLGGGGGHAAELDAFGGDAWGTGAPGGMGGFDDAKGDGFGNDDGFDDPFLSMQAPPAPEGTPFGRSHSRDSDEGREFNVVIRPKEGVETQYSALALAPPPKSPQTASIYSGDSSPRVNPFERSDEGEPIPVSMPDKPQLERTDSQETPPTPLFDEDVSQPLEDFPRVIYHGDGWEMQLRQPNKKKITGQRFWKKIFIRLVYQGDSPVLQLLNAATDKEPFQELPLQACYSVSEIGAQQYDNFGKIFTIKLQYVFYKERPGVRPGQVTKAERLTNKLSQFAAYAIQGDYQGVKELGSDLKKLGLPVEHAPQISQLFKLGSMNYEDMKQFSVCIEEALFKMNVHRDRALTYKTEEVQVTAVDELYVEQDAEGHVMKQIARVRLFFLAFLTGMPDIELGVNDLWRQGKEVVGRHDIIPVVTEEWIRLEGVEFHTCVQQDEYERSRTIKFKPPDACYIELMRFRIRPPKNRELPLQLKATWCVTGNKVELRADVLVPGFASRKLGQIPCEDVSIRFPIPECWIYLFRVEKHFRYGSVKSAHRRTGKIKGIERILGTVDTLQESLIEVTSGQAKYEHHHRAIVWRCPRLPKEGQGAYTTHQLVCRMALTSFDQIPEQLAPYAYVEFTMPATQASHTTVRSVSVQDSESDEPPEKYVRYLARHEYRVGIEHTTGESLNPYLAATTVTKQPIQEEQPMATTPIAPSDSDSDSN is encoded by the exons ATGGCGAACCCTTTCTTAATGGATGATGAGGCGTTGGGAGGCAACGACCCAACGCCGAACCCGTTCCTTTTCGGGGACGATGGTCCAGCGGGTGGTGAAGAGTCGGACAATCCGTTTCTCGCGCAAGGTGGAGGTAGCAATCCGTTTGCGGACTTTGGTGGTGGAGGCGATGAGGAAATGCCGATGGCCGTCACCTCGGCGATGGATCTGTTCGGTGTTGGTGATCCAGTGGTAGTGACGTCCGGTGCACAACTATTTCTCGCTAGCGATCATGTAATGACGTCTACGGCGGCACCCACTGGTGTAGCTGTGGGCCTTCCGGATCCAGCGCTAGGGTCAGCCGTAGGTGCGCCAAATGGTGGCGCAAATGCTAACTTCTTCCACACCACAATCAACGAGGAGGATGATCTGATTATCCCGAAACCGACGCACCTGCACCTAGGATCGAACACTACGGCCGCCCTGATGGATCCGGACGGTGCGGCAGCGCTGTATTCGAGCGAGGACGAACTATCGCGCGGTGGTCCCAGACCCCACAAACCTGTTCCACCCCGTCCGATACCACCTTCGACCGCCACTCAACAGCTGATCAGTTcgatcgctgaccagctcgATCAGACCAGCACCAATCTGTTGCAGAAAATCCCAGTTACCCGTACACCGAGCCCAGTGTCGATGCGTGACCTTCACTCGCCGAGTCCCACGCCGGGAGATTTTGGAGATTTGATGACGGGCAGCACCGGGGACCCAGTATCCTCCGCCACCGGTGACAATCCGTTTGCGGATGAACCAGCTGCGGGAGATACTATAGCGCCGGTGCAGAAACCACCTCGCCCAAGGCCTCCTCCACCAAGACCAGCTCCCCCGAAAAGTTCGTTGGCATCGTCTCCGGTCAATCcaccacctgctgctgctgctgcaacagcTCAAGAACCGGACCTGTTCGATCTGTTCGGTACGGGTCCCGCACCGAAACCGGCCGCGCCTCCCAAGCCACCTGCACCGAAAACGAAGGAAGACATTCTGTCACTGTTCTCCCAGCCAGCACAACCGACCACGGCTGCAATGGCACCGAGGCCCTCGAAACCGGACCTGCTAAGTGATGATCTGGACGATCTGCTTGGGGGTATGCCGGCGGCAGCCGGAACCGGATCGGAGGCAGCATTCGTCCCGAACTTGGCGGAGAATTTGGCTACCGTTGTGCAACCGTTGGCGACCGTACCGACGGTAGTGCCAGCACCAGTTGCTCCAGTTCCACCACCGAAACCTCCGCCACCGGCCgtcgtacagcagcagctacaacaaaaacaacagcccCTTCCACAGGAAGTTCCACACCAGGAGGAACCACTGCCGGAGGAACCTCTGCAGGAAGACCATTCCGCACCGGAAAGTTTCATCGAACCGTCGCCTGAGATTGTGCTGGAGGTTGCACCGGCATCGGATCCGAGCGATGCCATGCGTTCGGAGGTATCGTCCGAGTACAGCCCGACTGGGTCGAATATTACGTCCGGCAATATACCTAGCTCGGTGTCGGGCAGTATCGTTAATCTGCCGACGCTCGACCGTGCACCGATCGGCGGTATCGAGATGGAGATGGACACGGCTCCGGAAGACGCGATTGCGCCAGCCGAACCAATCGAGCCAATCGATTACAACCATGTGGAGCAACCTCACACGACGCTGTTCGAAGCGCCGGCCAGCGCTGCGACACAATACTACGGTGAGACGCTGCAGGATCAGCTGATAGGCGGTACGAACGGTAGTGCCACGGTAAATCCGTTCGCAATGGTAGACGATGAGGAACCGGCGATGGTCGCACCATCCGTTGACAGTGGATTAGCCTACGCTAATGAGCTGTTTGGGGCGACCAATTTGGCGAACAATAACAACACGATGGTCTCGCATCACCCGCCAGAACCGGATGCGTTCGATTCGTTCGCGGCCAAGTTCGAGGGCAAACAGACTGGCGTTAGTGGTGGTGTCGGTGGACTAACAACTGGTGCGACGGGACGCCCGGAGAACATCTTCCTAGACGACGGTGACCTCGGTGGAGGAGGTGGTCATGCTGCCGAGCTGGACGCTTTCGGTGGTGATGCTTGGGGTACAGGAGCACCGGGTGGAATGGGTGGGTTCGACGATGCGAAGGGTGATGGGTTCGGTAACGACGATGGTTTCGATGATCCTTTCCTGAGCATGCAGGCACCGCCTGCTCCGGAG GGCACACCCTTCGGAAGATCGCACTCGCGCGATTCGGACGAAGGCCGTGAGTTTAATGTGGTAATTCGGCCGAAAGAAGGCGTGGAGACACAATACTCGGCTCTAGCGCTAGCACCACCACCCAAGAGCCCACAGACGGCTTCCATCTACTCTGGTGACTCTTCGCCGCGGGTGAATCCGTTCGAGCGCAGCGATGAAGGTGAACCCATTCCCGTGAGCATGCCGGATA AACCGCAGCTGGAGCGTACCGATTCGCAGGAAACACCCCCGACGCCATTGTTTGACGAGGATGTGTCGCAACCGTTGGAAGATTTCCCGCGCGTCATCTACCACGGCGACGGGTGGGAGATGCAGCTGCGCCAACCGAACAAGAAAAAGATCACCGGACAACGGTTCTGGAAGAAGATCTTCATCCGGTTGGTGTATCAGGGTGATAGTCCGGTGCTCCAGCTGTTGAACGCGGCAACGGATAAGGAACCGTTCCAGGAGCTACCGCTGCAGGCGTGCTACTCGGTGTCGGAGATCGGTGCCCAGCAGTACGACAACTTTGGCAAGATCTTCACGATCAAGCTGCAGTATGTGTTCTACAAGGAGCGACCGGGCGTGAGACCGGGCCAGGTGACCAAGGCGGAACGGTTGACGAACAAGCTGAGCCAGTTTGCGGCGTACGCTATCCAGGGCGATTATCAGGGCGTGAAAGAGCTGGGCAGTGATCTGAAAAAGCTTGGACTGCCGGTTGAGCATGCGCCCCAGATATCGCAGCTGTTTAAGCTGGGCTCGATGAACTACGAGGATATGAAGCAGTTCTCGGTATGCATTGAGGAGGCACTGTTCAAGATGAATGTGCATCGGGATCGGGCACTCACGTACAAGACTGAGGAGGTGCAGGTGACGGCGGTGGACGAGCTGTACGTCGAGCAGGACGCTGAAGGGCACGTGATGAAGCAAATCGCACGTGTCCGATTGTTCTTCCTCGCCTTCCTCACGG GCATGCCCGACATTGAGCTGGGCGTGAACGATCTGTGGCGTCAGGGTAAGGAGGTGGTCGGCCGCCATGACATCATACCGGTGGTGACGGAAGAGTGGATTCGGCTGGAGGGTGTCGAGTTTCATACCTGCGTCCAGCAGGACGAGTACGAGCGTAGCCGCACGATCAAGTTTAAGCCACCGGATGCGTGCTACATCGAGCTGATGCGGTTCCGTATCCGACCGCCCAAGAACCGTGAGCTGCCACTGCAGCTGAAGGCGACGTGGTGTGTGACGGGCAACAAGGTGGAGTTGCGTGCGGATGTTCTCGTGCCCGGGTTTGCATCCCGCAAGCTGGGCCAGATACCGTGCGAAGATGTCTCGATACGTTTCCCTATTCCCGAGTGCTGGATCTATCTGTTTCGCGTAGAGAAACATTTTAG ATATGGTTCGGTGAAATCGGCCCATCGGCGTACGGGCAAGATTAAGGGCATCGAGCGCATTCTGGGCACGGTCGATACGCTGCAGGAGTCGCTGATCGAGGTAACGTCCGGGCAGGCAAAGTATGAGCATCACCATCGTGCGATTGTGTGGCGATGTCCGCGGCTGCCGAAGGAAGGCCAGGGTGCCTACACAACGCATCAGCTTGTCTGCCGGATGGCACTGACCAGCTTTGACCAGATCCCGGAACAGCTGGCACCGTACGCGTACGTAGAGTTTACGATGCCGGCGACGCAAGCCTCTCACACGACGGTGCGCTCAGTCAGCGTGCAGGACTCAGAGAGTGACGAACCGCCGGAGAAGTATGTGCGCTATCTCGCTCGTCATGAGTACCG TGTTGGCATTGAACATACTACCGGTGAGTCGTTAAATCCTTACCTAGCAGCGACCACCGTTACGAAGCAACCGATCCAGGAAGAACAACCGATGGCAACCACACCGATCGCACCGAGTGATTCTGACTCCGATtccaactaa
- the LOC118517400 gene encoding uncharacterized protein LOC118517400, whose protein sequence is MSKLRVYARYPKGCAESSEERSLEAYAGLDPMGVISYTEHIAYSRSMLPEHRLAVGDQVLQIGTLRLRDVVLANYTGRLLPKDIRLANTMVIKKRYTGQIYKVEIAHRLDGPPRPYVVVHIAMRRFRKKNPAMRAHAE, encoded by the exons ATGTCGAAACTTCGCGTATATGCACGTTACCCGAAG GGGTGCGCGGAATCGTCGGAAGAGCGCAGCTTGGAAGCTTATGCTGGATTGGACCCCATGGGCGTAATTAGCTACACGGAGCATATTGCTTATAGCCGATCGATG CTTCCAGAGCATCGTTTGGCGGTGGGCGACCAGGTGCTGCAGATAGGGACTCTCCGACTCCGAGATGTTGTACTTGCAAATTATACCGGACGGTTGTTACCGAAAGACATCAGACTGGCCAACACTATGGTAATCAAGAAGCGGTACACCGGCCAAATCTACAAGGTAGAGATTGCACACCGCCTGGACGGTCCACCACGCCCGTACGTGGTAGTGCATATTGCCATGCGCCGTTTCCGTAAAAAGAATCCGGCAATGCGTGCCCACGCCGAATAA